The Agrobacterium cucumeris genome has a segment encoding these proteins:
- a CDS encoding ABC transporter substrate-binding protein: protein MRMRVISAAFLASVMIPAGMAGATDLEVTHWWTSGGEAAAVAELAKAFDATGNKWVDGAIAGSGGTARPIMISRITGGDPMGATQFNHGRQAEELVQAGLMRDLSDVAEKGNWKEVIKPASLLDSCTIDGKIYCAPVNIHSWQWLWLSNEAFKKAGVEVPKNWTEFVAAAPALKKAGIQPLALGGQAWQANGLFDTLTLSIGGKDLYQKVYGDKDAEAAAGPDMAKIFAAAVEARDMAKGTNVQDWNQATNLVITGKAGGQIMGDWAQGEFQLANQKAGTDYSCLPGLGLNDYITTGGDAFYFPVLKDEAKTKAQDVLAETIVDPKTQVAFNLKKGSLPIRGDVDLNAANDCMKKGLAILAKGNALTSTDQLISADTQKQKEDLMAEFFAGSMSAADGQKRFADLIGSAD, encoded by the coding sequence ATGCGAATGCGTGTTATTTCTGCGGCCTTTTTGGCCAGTGTCATGATTCCGGCGGGCATGGCCGGGGCCACCGATCTTGAGGTGACCCATTGGTGGACATCGGGCGGCGAAGCCGCAGCGGTGGCCGAGCTTGCCAAGGCTTTCGACGCCACCGGCAATAAATGGGTGGATGGCGCAATTGCCGGTTCGGGCGGGACGGCCCGTCCGATCATGATCAGCCGCATCACCGGCGGTGACCCGATGGGCGCCACCCAGTTCAACCACGGCCGGCAGGCGGAAGAGCTGGTGCAGGCCGGCCTGATGCGCGACCTTTCCGATGTTGCCGAAAAGGGCAATTGGAAAGAGGTCATCAAGCCCGCAAGCCTGCTCGATAGCTGCACCATTGATGGCAAGATCTATTGCGCACCGGTCAACATTCATTCCTGGCAATGGCTGTGGCTTTCCAACGAAGCCTTCAAGAAGGCGGGCGTCGAAGTTCCGAAGAACTGGACGGAATTTGTTGCAGCCGCGCCGGCGCTGAAAAAGGCCGGCATCCAGCCGCTCGCGCTCGGTGGGCAGGCATGGCAGGCCAACGGCCTGTTCGACACGCTGACGCTTTCGATTGGCGGCAAGGATCTCTACCAGAAAGTCTATGGCGACAAGGATGCCGAAGCGGCAGCCGGACCTGATATGGCAAAGATTTTTGCGGCGGCCGTCGAGGCGCGTGACATGGCCAAGGGCACCAATGTTCAGGACTGGAACCAGGCGACCAACCTGGTCATAACCGGCAAGGCTGGCGGCCAGATCATGGGTGACTGGGCACAGGGTGAATTCCAGCTGGCCAATCAGAAGGCCGGGACGGATTATTCCTGCCTGCCGGGTCTTGGTCTCAATGACTATATCACCACCGGTGGTGACGCCTTTTATTTCCCGGTCCTGAAGGACGAGGCGAAAACCAAGGCGCAGGACGTGCTGGCTGAAACCATCGTCGATCCGAAAACGCAGGTCGCCTTCAACCTGAAGAAAGGCTCGCTGCCGATCCGTGGCGACGTCGATCTCAACGCCGCCAATGACTGCATGAAGAAGGGTCTGGCAATTCTGGCCAAGGGCAATGCGCTCACCAGCACCGACCAGCTGATTTCTGCCGATACGCAGAAACAGAAGGAAGACCTGATGGCCGAATTCTTCGCTGGCTCGATGTCGGCGGCAGATGGCCAGAAGCGCTTCGCGGACCTCATCGGTTCCGCTGACTGA
- a CDS encoding mannose-1-phosphate guanylyltransferase/mannose-6-phosphate isomerase encodes MKEHSRKITPVLLAGGAGSRLWPVSRDQLPKQFQPLVGNLSTYQQTLMRVGDKGLYAEPLVITNEDFRFFARRQAEEIDLPATVVLEPARRDSAAAMAAAAVLAERREPGCLVLALAADHVVLDADKFSDAVKLGAKAADQGNIVVFGLVPTEPRTSYGYIKPGEAIDGEADLSAVDAFVEKPDMKTAISYLEKGYLWNSGNFLFRSDVMIAELTAFAPEILSAVTQAVEQYESDLGFVRLHQESFEASPKNSIDYAVIEKTKRMAVVHGHFRWSDIGSWDAIWEIADKHGNDNALEGDGVFIDSEGCLIHSTQLLTTVVGAKDLVVVATKDAVLVVPKNRVQDVKGLVETLKDGDHAPQTQTHKRVYRPWGYIEHMYVDERYRVGHITVDPGHRISFQKHYHRSEHWIVVKGTATVTIGEETKLLTENQSVYIPIGQPHRLANEGQIPLELVEIQTGAYIGEDDVIRIEDDYKRQ; translated from the coding sequence GTGAAGGAACACTCTCGAAAGATCACGCCGGTTCTTCTTGCTGGCGGTGCTGGTTCGCGGCTCTGGCCTGTTTCGCGTGACCAGCTGCCCAAGCAGTTCCAGCCGTTGGTCGGCAATCTTTCGACCTATCAACAGACGTTGATGCGGGTGGGCGACAAGGGGCTTTATGCCGAGCCGCTGGTGATCACCAATGAGGATTTCCGTTTCTTCGCCCGCCGTCAGGCCGAAGAGATCGACCTGCCGGCAACGGTGGTGCTGGAGCCTGCCCGCCGCGACAGCGCCGCCGCCATGGCCGCAGCCGCCGTTCTGGCCGAGCGCCGTGAGCCAGGATGCCTGGTACTGGCGCTTGCCGCCGACCATGTGGTGCTTGATGCCGACAAGTTTTCCGACGCCGTGAAACTCGGCGCAAAAGCCGCCGATCAGGGCAATATCGTCGTCTTCGGTCTGGTGCCGACCGAGCCGCGCACTTCCTATGGTTATATCAAGCCGGGTGAGGCGATCGACGGTGAGGCCGATCTCAGCGCCGTCGATGCCTTCGTGGAAAAACCTGACATGAAGACGGCGATTTCCTATCTGGAAAAAGGGTATCTCTGGAACTCCGGCAACTTCCTGTTCCGCTCCGACGTGATGATCGCCGAACTCACGGCCTTCGCGCCGGAGATTCTTTCGGCAGTGACGCAGGCGGTCGAGCAATATGAAAGCGACCTTGGCTTTGTTCGCTTGCATCAGGAAAGCTTCGAGGCTTCGCCGAAAAACTCCATCGATTATGCGGTGATTGAAAAAACCAAACGCATGGCGGTGGTGCATGGCCATTTCCGCTGGTCGGATATCGGCAGCTGGGACGCGATCTGGGAGATTGCCGACAAGCACGGCAATGACAATGCGCTCGAGGGCGATGGCGTGTTCATCGATTCCGAGGGCTGCCTCATTCACTCCACGCAATTGCTGACGACAGTGGTGGGCGCCAAGGATCTGGTGGTGGTGGCCACCAAGGATGCGGTTCTGGTGGTGCCGAAAAACCGGGTGCAGGATGTGAAAGGGCTGGTGGAGACGCTGAAGGACGGCGACCATGCGCCGCAGACGCAGACGCACAAACGCGTTTATCGTCCCTGGGGTTATATCGAACACATGTATGTGGACGAGCGCTACCGGGTCGGTCATATCACGGTCGATCCCGGCCACCGCATCTCGTTCCAGAAACATTATCACCGTTCGGAACACTGGATCGTCGTCAAGGGAACGGCGACGGTGACGATTGGCGAAGAAACGAAGCTGCTGACGGAAAACCAGTCGGTTTATATCCCGATCGGCCAGCCGCACCGGCTTGCCAATGAGGGGCAGATCCCGCTTGAACTGGTTGAAATCCAGACTGGAGCCTATATCGGCGAGGATGATGTCATCCGCATCGAGGATGATTACAAGCGGCAATAA
- a CDS encoding NADP-dependent malic enzyme, whose product MSDTPKTASTRTSVTDQEALDFHSEGRPGKLEITPTKPMATQRDLSLAYSPGVAVPVKAIAENPATAYDYTTRGNMVAVISNGTAILGLGNLGALASKPVMEGKSVLFKRFADVDSIDLEVDTEDADEFINCVRYLGPSFGGINLEDIKAPECFIIESRLRELMDIPVFHDDQHGTAIIAAAGLINAIELTGRDFKTTKLVCNGAGAAAIACMDLIKAMGFNPENITLCDTKGVIYQGRTEGMNQWKSAHAVKTNDRTLAEAMKGADVVFGLSQKGAFSEDMIRSMAPKPIIFAMANPDPEITPEEVSRIRDDAIMATGRSDYPNQVNNVLGFPYIFRGALDVRARQINDAMKIAAAQALADLAREDVPDDVAAAYQGNRPRFGPQYIIPVPFDPRLISAIPVAVAKAAIETGVAQRELPDLDAYARELSARRDPMASTTQRLYERVRRSPKRVVFAEAEEEQVMRAAISFTAQGLGTAILLGRDDIIKANAERAGIDLDRANIEITNARLSSRVDAYVDYLYARLQRGGFLLRDVQRLIHNDRNHFAACMVAMGDADAVVTGVTRNYSTALEDIRRCINTKPGHRVIGVSLVVSRNRTVFVADTAVHDMPSAEDLADIAEEAAGLARRFGYEPRVAMLAYSTFGQPTGERSDKVREAVKILDRRNVNFEVDGEMSADVALNHHRMQSQYPFARLSGPANVLVMPAIHSASISTKMLQELGGATVIGPLLVGLDKSVQITSMGAKDSDIVNMAAIAAYNAGR is encoded by the coding sequence ATGTCCGATACGCCAAAAACCGCCAGCACCAGAACATCGGTTACGGATCAGGAAGCCCTGGATTTCCACTCTGAGGGCAGACCGGGGAAACTGGAAATCACCCCGACCAAGCCGATGGCGACGCAGCGGGATCTGTCGCTCGCCTATTCGCCGGGCGTGGCTGTTCCGGTGAAAGCCATCGCCGAAAATCCGGCAACGGCTTACGATTATACGACACGTGGCAACATGGTGGCGGTCATCTCCAACGGCACCGCGATCCTCGGTCTCGGCAATCTCGGCGCGCTCGCCTCCAAGCCGGTCATGGAAGGCAAATCGGTCCTCTTCAAGCGCTTCGCCGATGTCGATTCCATCGACCTCGAGGTCGATACCGAAGATGCGGATGAATTCATCAATTGCGTGCGTTACCTCGGCCCATCCTTCGGCGGCATCAATCTGGAAGACATCAAGGCGCCGGAATGTTTCATCATCGAAAGCCGCCTGCGCGAGCTGATGGATATTCCCGTTTTCCATGACGACCAGCACGGCACCGCCATCATCGCCGCCGCCGGTCTCATCAACGCCATTGAGCTGACCGGCCGCGATTTCAAGACGACGAAACTGGTCTGCAATGGCGCGGGCGCTGCTGCCATCGCCTGCATGGACCTTATCAAGGCCATGGGCTTCAACCCGGAAAACATCACGCTTTGTGATACCAAGGGCGTGATCTATCAGGGCCGCACCGAAGGCATGAACCAGTGGAAATCCGCCCATGCGGTAAAAACCAATGATCGCACGCTGGCGGAAGCCATGAAGGGTGCGGATGTGGTCTTCGGCCTGTCGCAGAAGGGCGCTTTCAGCGAAGACATGATCCGCTCCATGGCGCCGAAGCCGATCATCTTCGCCATGGCCAATCCGGACCCGGAAATCACACCGGAAGAAGTTTCACGCATCCGCGACGACGCCATCATGGCGACCGGCCGTTCGGATTATCCGAACCAGGTCAACAATGTCCTCGGCTTCCCCTACATCTTCCGCGGCGCGCTCGATGTGCGCGCCCGCCAGATCAACGACGCGATGAAGATCGCCGCCGCGCAGGCGCTGGCCGATCTCGCCCGTGAAGACGTGCCTGACGATGTGGCCGCCGCCTATCAGGGCAACCGCCCGCGTTTCGGGCCGCAATATATCATTCCCGTTCCCTTCGATCCGCGTCTGATCTCGGCCATTCCGGTGGCCGTGGCGAAAGCCGCCATCGAGACCGGCGTCGCCCAGCGCGAACTGCCTGATCTCGACGCCTATGCCCGCGAGCTTTCCGCCCGCCGCGACCCGATGGCCTCGACGACGCAGCGTCTTTACGAGCGCGTGCGCCGCTCGCCAAAGCGCGTGGTCTTTGCCGAAGCGGAAGAAGAACAGGTCATGCGCGCGGCGATTTCGTTCACCGCTCAAGGTCTTGGCACCGCCATCCTGCTCGGCCGCGACGATATCATCAAGGCCAATGCCGAACGTGCCGGCATCGATCTCGACCGCGCCAATATCGAGATCACCAATGCCCGCCTCTCCAGCCGCGTCGATGCCTATGTCGATTATCTCTATGCGCGGCTGCAACGCGGCGGCTTCCTGCTGCGCGACGTGCAGCGCCTGATCCACAATGACCGTAACCACTTCGCCGCCTGCATGGTGGCGATGGGCGATGCGGACGCCGTGGTCACCGGCGTTACCCGTAACTATTCGACGGCGCTCGAGGATATCCGCCGCTGCATCAACACCAAGCCCGGCCATCGCGTCATCGGCGTTTCGCTGGTTGTCTCGCGCAACCGCACCGTATTCGTCGCCGATACCGCCGTACACGACATGCCGTCGGCCGAAGACCTGGCTGATATCGCCGAAGAGGCAGCCGGCCTCGCCCGCCGTTTCGGTTACGAACCGCGTGTCGCCATGCTTGCCTATTCCACCTTCGGCCAGCCGACCGGCGAGCGTTCCGACAAGGTGCGCGAGGCGGTGAAAATCCTCGACCGGCGCAACGTCAATTTCGAGGTCGACGGCGAGATGTCGGCCGATGTGGCGCTGAACCATCATCGCATGCAGAGCCAATATCCCTTCGCCCGCCTTTCCGGCCCGGCCAACGTTCTGGTCATGCCGGCCATCCATTCCGCCTCCATCTCCACCAAGATGCTGCAGGAACTGGGCGGCGCAACCGTCATCGGCCCGCTTCTCGTCGGCCTCGACAAGTCGGTGCAGATCACCTCGATGGGTGCGAAGGACAGCGATATCGTCAACATGGCCGCGATCGCGGCTTATAACGCCGGGAGATAA
- a CDS encoding transporter substrate-binding domain-containing protein has protein sequence MALSFSRFAAKLIAGTVVIASMATAAHADATLDRIKGRGKLTVGVILSGAPFGFIDPKTQEQKGLNIDVAKALAAGLGVELVTETVTPPNRVQFLQQGKVDILIANMQYTEERAKTLDYVQTPYDRQGGAAIGRKDSGIKDWSDLKGKIACVSQGSNYTQPLIEQYGAQVKALPSQPESLLALKGGNCDVSVHVNGTLSLMLQDRADEWKDYGILIPTDLIPSDSVIWLRKGEADTQAALDKIVKELHASGKMIEFAKANRLPSIGYMEEQQKKLSAAQ, from the coding sequence ATGGCCCTCTCTTTTTCCAGATTTGCCGCAAAACTCATTGCCGGAACCGTCGTCATCGCTTCGATGGCCACTGCCGCCCATGCGGATGCAACGCTTGACCGTATCAAGGGTCGCGGCAAGCTCACCGTCGGTGTCATCCTCTCTGGTGCGCCTTTCGGCTTCATCGATCCGAAGACGCAGGAGCAGAAGGGCCTCAACATCGATGTCGCCAAGGCGCTGGCTGCCGGCCTCGGCGTCGAGTTGGTCACCGAAACCGTTACCCCGCCCAACCGCGTACAGTTCCTGCAGCAGGGCAAGGTCGACATTCTCATCGCCAACATGCAGTACACCGAAGAACGCGCCAAAACCCTCGATTACGTGCAGACCCCGTATGACCGCCAGGGTGGCGCCGCCATCGGCCGCAAGGACAGTGGCATCAAGGACTGGTCGGATCTGAAGGGCAAGATTGCCTGCGTATCGCAGGGCTCCAACTACACCCAGCCGCTGATCGAGCAGTATGGCGCGCAGGTTAAGGCGCTGCCGAGCCAGCCGGAATCGCTGCTGGCGCTGAAGGGCGGCAATTGCGATGTTTCCGTTCACGTCAACGGCACGCTGAGCCTGATGCTGCAGGACCGCGCCGACGAGTGGAAGGATTACGGCATTCTTATTCCCACCGACCTCATCCCTTCCGATTCCGTGATCTGGCTGCGCAAGGGTGAGGCTGACACGCAGGCCGCTCTGGACAAGATCGTCAAGGAGCTGCACGCTTCCGGCAAGATGATCGAATTCGCCAAGGCGAACCGCCTGCCAAGCATCGGCTACATGGAAGAGCAGCAGAAGAAGCTTTCCGCCGCGCAATAA
- a CDS encoding amino acid ABC transporter permease, protein MQDSFTARFIELAAHLGLNYDFLNSGYEVQIWLDGMKMTLILVAVTLPLSLIFGFIFAAMLTSGKVWLAGPVRAYVELTRNTPTLVQLMCGFLVLNMLISNVLGGAQNNPLTPFFWVVAITGLHIAAFHAEALRGGIEAVPATTIEAARAIGFSSFEILRYVEFPLAIRTALPSIINNLVNLVKLTTVGSAIAVGEITYASILIWTQRDNVVELMLVILLFFSVINFIVARAGLWLERRLAVPGFGQ, encoded by the coding sequence ATGCAGGATTCATTTACAGCGCGCTTCATTGAACTCGCCGCGCATCTCGGCCTCAACTATGATTTTCTGAACAGCGGTTACGAGGTTCAGATCTGGCTTGACGGCATGAAGATGACGCTCATCCTCGTCGCCGTCACTTTGCCGCTCAGCCTCATCTTCGGCTTCATTTTCGCGGCCATGCTGACATCAGGCAAAGTCTGGCTCGCCGGCCCGGTGCGCGCCTATGTGGAACTGACGCGCAACACGCCGACGCTGGTGCAGCTGATGTGCGGTTTCCTCGTGCTTAACATGCTGATTTCCAACGTGCTGGGCGGCGCGCAGAACAACCCGCTGACGCCATTCTTCTGGGTCGTCGCCATCACCGGCCTGCATATCGCCGCCTTCCATGCGGAGGCCTTGCGCGGCGGCATCGAAGCGGTTCCAGCCACCACCATCGAAGCGGCGCGCGCGATCGGTTTCAGCTCCTTCGAGATTTTACGCTATGTGGAGTTTCCGCTGGCGATCCGCACGGCGCTGCCCTCGATCATCAATAATCTCGTCAATCTGGTGAAGCTCACCACGGTCGGTTCGGCAATTGCGGTCGGTGAAATCACCTATGCCTCGATCCTGATCTGGACGCAGCGCGACAATGTGGTCGAGCTGATGCTCGTTATCCTCCTTTTCTTCAGCGTCATCAATTTCATCGTCGCAAGGGCCGGTCTCTGGCTTGAGCGGCGCCTTGCGGTTCCGGGGTTCGGTCAATGA
- a CDS encoding amino acid ABC transporter permease, with translation MSAVVSQTRAAKKLPFGTILLLGVLISVILWLILDPSLGQVLLQWLPYLAKGFAMNVLISILAIAIGTFIGVLLGIMELAPYRLVRAPALTYVQIFRNAPHLVLIFAATYIFPFEIVAFGNYIPFPDWIKAVVGLAIPASAHIAEITRGAIQSIPTAQWEAAQGLGFSRNQTLRWIILPQCVKRSLPPWMNLYASITMGTALASLVGVHELLHAATDASTAVQRNDFTVVVYLTVLMAFFLFCYPVSRFTQRLERRFASR, from the coding sequence ATGAGCGCGGTGGTTTCTCAAACGCGGGCGGCAAAAAAGCTGCCCTTCGGCACCATTCTGCTGCTCGGCGTGCTGATATCAGTCATTCTGTGGCTGATCCTCGATCCGTCGCTCGGTCAGGTGCTGCTGCAATGGCTGCCCTATCTGGCCAAGGGTTTCGCCATGAACGTGCTGATCAGCATCCTTGCGATCGCCATCGGCACGTTCATCGGCGTCCTGCTCGGCATCATGGAGCTTGCGCCCTATCGCCTCGTGCGCGCACCGGCGCTCACCTATGTGCAGATCTTCCGCAACGCCCCGCATCTGGTGCTGATCTTTGCCGCGACCTACATCTTCCCCTTCGAGATCGTCGCCTTCGGCAATTACATTCCGTTTCCGGACTGGATCAAGGCCGTGGTCGGGCTTGCCATTCCGGCCAGCGCTCATATTGCCGAAATCACCCGCGGCGCCATCCAGTCCATCCCCACCGCGCAATGGGAAGCCGCCCAGGGTCTTGGTTTTTCACGCAATCAGACCCTGCGCTGGATCATCCTGCCGCAATGCGTGAAACGTTCGCTGCCGCCATGGATGAACCTTTATGCCTCGATCACCATGGGCACGGCGCTTGCCTCACTGGTCGGCGTGCATGAGTTGCTGCATGCCGCAACAGACGCCAGCACCGCCGTGCAGCGCAACGATTTCACCGTCGTGGTCTATCTCACCGTTCTGATGGCGTTCTTCCTGTTCTGCTATCCCGTCTCCCGTTTCACGCAGCGCCTCGAGCGGCGCTTCGCTTCCCGCTGA
- a CDS encoding amino acid ABC transporter ATP-binding protein — MSAPAPQTAQALVELEGIHLSFGDNQVLKGIDLTVNKGDAVSIIGPSGSGKSTILRCINGLLIPQSGKITVGGTRVDQLKTEAERIALRKRIGIVFQQFNLFPHLTVMENITIAPIKILGTPKAEAERHARELLEKVRLSQKVDAYPGQLSGGQQQRVAIARALAMRPELVLFDEVTSALDPETVGEVLAVIRDLVNDGMTSILVTHEMRFAEEISDKIVFTENGLIVDQGTPDHIFYKSTNPRINAFVKGLGGQAARLNDGEGI, encoded by the coding sequence ATGTCCGCACCCGCACCACAAACCGCCCAAGCGCTTGTCGAACTCGAAGGAATTCATCTCTCCTTCGGCGACAACCAGGTCCTGAAAGGCATCGACCTCACGGTCAACAAGGGCGACGCCGTTTCCATCATCGGCCCTTCCGGCTCCGGCAAGTCCACTATCCTGCGCTGCATCAACGGCCTGCTCATCCCGCAATCCGGCAAGATCACCGTTGGTGGCACCCGGGTAGACCAGCTGAAGACCGAGGCCGAGCGCATCGCACTGCGCAAGCGTATCGGCATCGTCTTCCAGCAGTTCAACCTCTTCCCGCATCTGACCGTCATGGAAAACATCACCATCGCGCCGATCAAAATCCTCGGCACACCGAAGGCTGAAGCCGAGCGTCATGCTCGCGAACTGCTGGAAAAGGTCCGCCTTTCCCAGAAGGTCGATGCCTATCCCGGCCAGCTTTCCGGCGGCCAGCAGCAACGCGTGGCGATTGCCCGCGCTCTTGCCATGCGACCGGAACTGGTGCTGTTTGATGAGGTCACCTCGGCGCTGGACCCGGAAACCGTGGGCGAGGTGCTCGCCGTCATCCGCGATCTCGTCAATGACGGCATGACCAGCATTCTCGTGACCCATGAAATGCGCTTTGCCGAGGAAATCAGCGACAAGATCGTGTTCACCGAAAACGGCCTGATCGTTGACCAGGGCACGCCTGATCATATCTTCTACAAGTCGACCAATCCGCGCATCAACGCCTTCGTCAAGGGTCTGGGAGGACAGGCGGCACGGCTCAATGATGGCGAGGGGATCTGA
- a CDS encoding MmgE/PrpD family protein, translating into MATEEKLTLQLAEAIAASDPLRDDEAVTIARTALIDFFACVLGGAADRSTKILIDTFTTGTQGTAGIIGHDLRTDVFTAALINGHAGHVLDYDDVHGSVRGHPTVAIIPALLAVAVEENSTADAFIAAYIVGLETMARIGLSLGTKHYENGFHATATLGPIGAAAAIAHLLKFDPQTTAVALGLAATQSAGLRLQFGFDAKPLHAGLATRAGLTAARLARSGFQGAPDFLENPIGFYSAFAFGAEQPKRVLSGWGAPWQIVSPGLTLKAFPCCTAAHPVAVGALALRNAHDLTPDEIETVIITFPPGGDAALVGTATPATGIDARFSPEYVFAAALADGALGIGHFDERPVRADLLTLSAKVSRRHDETARRLSPDPTTRFVVIDVTKKDGTLLSRRIDGLPGIDDPTEKFADATGGNEKFAEIPALVRSMKTAADLRKLETLLATEI; encoded by the coding sequence ATGGCCACCGAAGAAAAACTCACCCTTCAACTGGCCGAAGCCATCGCCGCGTCTGATCCGCTGCGCGACGATGAGGCGGTGACGATTGCCCGCACGGCGTTGATCGATTTTTTCGCCTGCGTACTGGGCGGTGCTGCCGACAGAAGCACGAAAATTCTGATCGATACCTTCACGACAGGCACGCAAGGCACGGCCGGCATCATCGGCCATGACCTGCGCACAGACGTCTTTACCGCCGCCCTCATCAACGGCCATGCCGGCCATGTGCTTGATTATGATGATGTGCATGGCAGCGTGCGCGGCCACCCCACCGTCGCCATCATTCCCGCACTTCTGGCCGTTGCGGTCGAGGAAAATTCGACGGCGGACGCCTTTATCGCCGCCTATATTGTCGGGCTGGAGACGATGGCGCGGATTGGCTTGTCGCTTGGCACCAAACATTACGAAAACGGCTTCCACGCCACCGCCACGCTCGGCCCTATCGGCGCTGCCGCTGCCATCGCCCATCTTCTGAAATTCGATCCGCAGACCACAGCGGTCGCACTTGGCCTTGCCGCCACGCAATCGGCCGGGCTGCGTCTGCAATTCGGGTTCGATGCCAAGCCGCTGCATGCCGGGCTTGCCACCCGCGCCGGCCTCACCGCCGCGCGGCTGGCACGCTCAGGGTTTCAGGGCGCACCGGATTTTCTGGAAAACCCCATCGGCTTTTATTCCGCCTTCGCCTTTGGTGCAGAGCAACCCAAACGGGTCCTGTCTGGCTGGGGCGCGCCCTGGCAGATCGTCTCGCCTGGCTTGACGCTCAAAGCCTTTCCCTGCTGCACCGCCGCCCACCCCGTCGCCGTCGGCGCGCTGGCACTGCGTAACGCGCATGATCTGACGCCGGACGAGATCGAAACTGTTATCATCACCTTCCCGCCGGGCGGAGATGCCGCCCTTGTCGGCACCGCCACGCCCGCTACCGGCATCGATGCGCGCTTCAGCCCCGAATATGTTTTTGCCGCAGCGCTTGCCGATGGAGCACTCGGGATTGGCCATTTCGACGAGCGCCCTGTTCGTGCCGACCTGCTTACACTTTCGGCAAAAGTCTCGCGCCGGCATGATGAAACAGCCCGCCGCCTGTCCCCCGATCCGACCACCCGTTTCGTGGTCATCGATGTGACAAAGAAAGACGGAACATTGCTGTCACGCCGCATCGACGGCCTGCCCGGTATCGACGATCCGACGGAGAAATTCGCCGATGCCACCGGCGGCAATGAGAAATTCGCCGAAATTCCGGCACTGGTGCGTTCCATGAAAACCGCAGCCGATCTCAGGAAGCTCGAAACGCTTCTGGCAACTGAAATATAA
- a CDS encoding LLM class flavin-dependent oxidoreductase: MTNTTRKRQMHLGLFLQGAGHHVSGWRHPDAEAGSENFDLLTRVTKMAEAAKFDMVFLADGLTSGVDAHPSMIARFEPLTLLAALAMVTDKIGLAATASTTYGEPYHTARAFASIDHLSHGRAAWNIVTTSYARTAANFSKDHPEHDERYAVAEEYVNVVRGLWDSWDDDAFVKDKQAGRYVDPEKVHILNHEGKYFTVKGPLNIPRSPQGHPVLIQAGSSGPGQDLAARTADIVFTAQQAISEAQAFYTSLKARVEKFGRNPASVAVMPGFMPIIGSSFEEAGEKLKELNRWTDIKSAMPLLEERIGHSLADYDLDGPLPDLPISDQLRSRAELLTELARREKLTIRELALRVAAGRGHHIVMGTAKDVADRMQQWFENGAADGFNVMPPFFPGGLEEFNREVVPLLQERGLFRRDYEGTTLRDHLGIDRPVLRT, encoded by the coding sequence ATGACCAATACGACCCGCAAAAGACAGATGCATCTCGGCCTTTTCCTGCAGGGCGCCGGGCACCACGTTTCCGGCTGGCGTCACCCCGATGCGGAGGCTGGCAGCGAGAATTTTGACCTGCTCACTCGCGTCACGAAAATGGCGGAAGCAGCGAAGTTCGACATGGTTTTTCTGGCCGACGGACTGACCAGCGGCGTTGACGCGCATCCTTCCATGATTGCCCGCTTCGAGCCGCTGACCCTGCTTGCCGCCCTTGCCATGGTGACAGACAAGATCGGGCTGGCCGCCACCGCCTCCACCACCTATGGCGAGCCCTATCACACCGCCCGCGCCTTCGCTTCCATCGATCATCTCAGCCACGGCCGCGCGGCGTGGAACATCGTCACCACATCCTATGCCCGCACGGCGGCCAATTTTTCCAAGGACCACCCCGAGCATGACGAACGTTATGCGGTGGCGGAAGAATATGTGAATGTCGTTCGCGGGCTGTGGGACAGCTGGGATGACGACGCCTTCGTCAAGGACAAGCAGGCGGGCCGTTACGTCGATCCGGAAAAGGTCCATATCCTCAATCATGAGGGCAAATATTTCACGGTCAAGGGGCCGCTCAATATTCCACGCTCGCCGCAGGGCCACCCGGTTCTCATACAGGCCGGCTCTTCCGGGCCGGGGCAGGATCTCGCCGCCCGCACCGCCGATATCGTCTTCACCGCCCAGCAGGCGATTTCCGAAGCGCAGGCCTTTTATACGAGCCTTAAAGCCCGCGTGGAGAAATTCGGCCGCAATCCGGCAAGTGTGGCCGTGATGCCGGGCTTCATGCCGATCATCGGCAGCAGCTTCGAAGAGGCCGGTGAAAAGCTGAAGGAACTGAACCGCTGGACGGACATCAAGAGCGCCATGCCGCTGCTTGAAGAACGCATCGGCCACAGCCTTGCAGATTACGATCTCGATGGTCCGCTGCCGGACCTACCGATCTCCGACCAGCTGCGCAGCCGCGCCGAACTTCTGACAGAGCTGGCGCGCCGTGAAAAGCTGACGATCCGCGAACTGGCTTTGCGTGTCGCCGCCGGTCGCGGCCACCACATTGTCATGGGTACGGCAAAAGATGTGGCCGACCGCATGCAGCAATGGTTTGAAAATGGTGCGGCCGATGGCTTCAACGTCATGCCGCCCTTCTTCCCCGGCGGGCTGGAAGAGTTCAACCGCGAGGTCGTGCCGCTTTTGCAGGAGCGCGGCCTGTTCCGCAGGGATTACGAGGGCACGACGCTGCGTGACCATCTCGGCATTGATCGTCCGGTATTGCGGACATAA